gaaactccTCTCGGAATTTCTGCACACAAAACAGATAACCTTGGCTTCAGAGGCAACATCAGTTCCTACAAGTTATTCTTTCGTTACCGGTAATCGAAAGTATCATGGAAATTCagccaaaaattgacaaatcattttcattcatttacaAAGACTGACCGTGGCCCGACGGTGAAGGTCACGGCTGCACTTTCTATCGATTCCTCTGAAACGAAAATGCACTGTTTGCATACGAAGATGACAAACCCCCTATGTAAAATAGAAGAGTAcgacaaatataacaaaagtaAGCAAATTTATGAAGCTCAATTCATGGCGATGACACGTTTTTTTTTAGGACTCCCCTTACCAATGACAGTAACCGTGAACGAACAAGCTGCGGTGTTCCAACTCCCGTCCCGGAAAATGTAGTTGACCACTGTTGATCCGATGGCAAAGTTATCACCCGGGCTGTCCGAAGACATCGATACTGGCGGAATTCCAGAGTTATCTGTCACTGAAACGCTCCAAGTGACCGTAGCTGTGGGCTGACCAGCGTCCGTGGTCTGTGTGATGTCACCAGGGCAGCTCGGTACCGGTGATTCGTCATCTTTAATGAAAATTAGTTTGATACAGGGTCAATAAATTGCACATCTACCGCTACAGTTTGTAACTTATCAAATCTACGAGTATATGAAATTGTCATCAAGAGTGAATGGTAAACTAAAATTTTCCTTTGGTGGATAGGAAAATGTAATaaagtttaaaatgtttgtaaGTATTTAATCGACGAGGTGCTCtgtaaaatacatgtttttCCATGAATGGCAATAAGAAATCAGAGGATCGGGTGGACAATTACATAATCATAGAAACTTCCATGcgtttaaaacttttaaaagatTGTTTCAGACGTGTCGGTGGCCTTGTAGTCCGGACATTGCAGAAAATTCGTCAATTGTAATTTTCACAATAGTTGTGAGTGACGGGCATCTCTTACCGTTGACAGTTATTGTGAATGTACAATCTGCAGTGTTGGAACTCCCGTCCTCGAAGGTATACGTCACTGCTGTGACTCCGATCGGAAAGTTATCACCGGAAGTATGAGTTGCAGACGACGTTGGCGTCAGTCCCGAATTATCAGTTGCTATAGCAGCAGTCCAGGTGACACTGGCTGTAGGTAGTCCTGCATCGGTGTTTTGTATGACGTCACTCGGACAGATTGGTATTGGTGGTTCCACATCTGCAAGGTGTTTACATTATTTGATAATCAATAacactttttcaatttttgttggtGCGATTAGTCAGTGAACAAATTCAGAGCTCAAAATGAATATGTTTTCACTCTTCTTGACTCAATCTTACTTTGTTTTGGTGGATAGGGTGTTTTTACTACTTGATCAGGAGTTGCAAATAATATGTCACAAATCTAACGCAAAAGTTGTAGCATAGACCCTTCACAGTCCTCTACCAGCACGTACTACTTCAAGAGACGGGGATTTCCTTTGTTGTTGTGAAATTTCGATTCATTAACCTGTCGACAGTGGTAAAATCCCTCTGCACAACTCTCGACCACCGAACCACAGGCGTACACTTATAGGGCAGTAACGTCTACGTCACTGATCAGGAATAAGAAGTGTAAGCGAAAAAACGCTGGTTAATATTAAAAGTCAATGGTATTATTTTGTTTGCCTACCGTTGACGGTAACTGTGAAGGCACAGTCTGCTGCGTTTAAACTGCCATCTTGAAAAGTGTAAGTGATGGTGGTGACTCCGATGGCAAAGTTATCACCGGAAGTATGAGTTGCAGACGATGTTGGTGTCAGTCCGGAATTATCAGTTGCTGTAGCAGCAGTCCAGGTGACACTGGCTGTAGGTAGTCCTGCATCGGTGTTTTGTGTGACGTCACTCGGACAGGTGGGTACAGGTGGTTCTATGTCTGAGGTTGTAAAGCACGAGAGAAATATATGGTCTAGACTGTGAATGGGATTTGGTCGTATCTTTGACAGTACACCACCGAAACTTTTGCCTTGACAGCTCTACCCGGCACCGAGAAGAATGGATGTTCCAGAATCGCCGCGGAGAAAGTTCCATAATCATCATTTATTCATCAAGTTCAAAGTCACTTGGACTTGACTACTAATATTGTTGCCTTAAATAGTTTATCACAGTCTGGCCAAAAACTGTTTCTGGTCCCTGGCTTTCATCAATAGTGATGCGGCGACGcagttttccttttttcttttttctcttttcttcttttcattttttattcccagcaatgctggtttggcactattgatgcaactcTCGCTTCCTGACTGGCATCGCGCTATAATTATTCACCAGTACTGATCCAAACATTCCGAATAAAAGATTGGGCGAAGGTTACCACCGAAAAAGGACGAATTCCATAATATTGGTAGTCAGTGCAAAACAACATTATCTTTTCTTACCGTTTACAGTGACAGAAAACGTACAGTCCTCGGCGTTGGAACTCCCGTCCTCGAAAGTGTAGGTTACGATGGTAATTCCGATGGCAAAGTTATCACCGGAAGTATGAGTTGCAGACGATGTTGGTGTCAGTCCGGAATTATCAGTTGCTATAGCAGCAGTCCAGGTGACACTGGCTGTAGGTAGTCCTGCATCGGTGTTTTGTGTGACGTCGTTCGGACATGTCGGTACTGGGGGTTCCACGTCTAAAAACACAGTGAAATGAACACTTTCTACTATAATTTTTAGAGTTGAAATATTTACAGTCAATTggtaacaaatttcaaaagtgcTTTTTTATATCGTACTTTTAAACGAACAGGTCCATCACAGATACATGATTATCAAATTTTGGTTCCTTAGATCGCATGATtaaatacatttgtataagatcatgGCTTGTATTGTAGATTTCAAATCTCGAAAATGAGTCTTCATGTGCGTAAGTATCGTAAATAGTTAAGCAATTTGTCTCCTTACCATCCACAGTGATTATAAAGGTACACTCTGCACTGTTAGAACTGTCATCTTGAAAAGTGTAGGTGACGTTTGTCGATCCGATGGCAAAGTTATCTCCGGAAGTATGAGTTGCAGACGATGTTGGTGTCAGTCCGGAATTATCAGTTGCTATAGCAGCAGTCCAGGTGACACTGGCTGTAGGTAGTCCTGCATCGGTGTTTTGTATGACGTGACTCGGACATATTGGTACTGGAGGTTCCACGTCTACAATATCAATGGCAATGGAGTAATAGAAATTTATCACGGGATAGGGAAAATGACAACATCTTCATTAGGaagaatatgaatatatatTCTTTTGACATGCTATAAAGGCCACGTATTGTAAGCCTTTTCTGAACGTTTGACAGTTGACAACGAAACCATAAAACTTTTCGCTCCAGGGTGTATGATAAACCCACTACTCATGTTTAAGAGGGTACAAAATAATGGCCCAAAAATATTAAACGTTTCTTGTCTTACCATCCACAGTGATTGTAAAGGTACACTCTGCCGTGTTAGAACTGTCATCTTGAAAAGTGTAGGTGACGTTTGTCGATCCGATGACAAAGTTATCACCGGAAGTATGAGTTGCAGACGATGTTGGTGTCAGTCCGGAATTATCAGTTGCTATAGCAGCAGTCCAGGTGACACTGGCTGTAGGTAGTCCTGCATCGGTGTTTTGTGTGACGTCACTCGGACAGGTAGGTACTGGAGGTTCCACGTCTGCAAAATTTATGGAATGCAGTAATAGAAGATTTATCGTTGATAGGACAGAAAATATCCCTACATCTACATTAGGCCGTTCAGGAATagatatgattttgtcatgCTACACAAAACGTTAGTATTTTAACCTTTTTCCATTCTTTGTCCGATAGCGACAAAATAATAGACCTTTTCGCTCCTGGTTATAGGATAAAAGCACAACGCATGttcatatatttcatatttgctTTTTAAATGGGGTACAAATAATGAAATCAAAAATACATTATAGGAGGTTTTTATCTTACCGTCAACAGTGATTATAAAGGTACACTCTGCCGTGTTAGAACTGTCATCTTGAAAAGTGTAGGTGACGTTTGTCGATCCGATGACAAAATTATCGCCGGAAGTATGAGTTGCAGACGATGTTGGTGTCAGTCCTGAATTATCAGTTGCTATAGCAGCAGTCCAGGTGACACTGGCTGTAGGTAGTCCTGCATCGGTGTTTTGTGTGACGTCACTCGGACATGTGGGTACTGGAGGTTCCACGTCTAAAATACAGTGAAATGAACACTTTCTACTTATCATATCTAgagttgaaatattttcagtcGATCGGTAACAAATTATAGAGTGCTTGTTCTCTTTTTCGTACTTTTAACAACAGGTCGATCACAGTGACatgattgtgaaatttttggtTCGTTACATCACATGTTCAAACACATTTTGACAACGATCATGGCTTGTATTGAATATTTCAAATCTCAAAAAATAAGTCTTCATGTGTGTAAGCATCGTAACTAGGTAACTATTTTGTCTTCTTACCGTTGACAGTGATTATAAAGGTACACTCTGCACTGTTAGAACTGTTATCTTGAAAAGTGTAGGTGACGTTTGTTGATCCGATGGCAAAGTTATCGCCGGAAGTATGAGTTGCAGACGATGTTGGTGTCAGTCCGGAATTATCAGTTGCTATAGCAGCAGTCCACATTACACTGGCTGTAGGAAGTCCTGCATCGGTGTTTTGTATGACGTGACTCGGACATATTGGTACTGGAGGTTCCACGTCTACAATATCAATGGCAATGGAGTAATAGAAATTTATCAGGGATACGGAAAAATGACCACATCTTGATTAGGAAGAATATGAATACATATTCTTCTGACATGCTATAAAGGCCACTTATTGTAAGCTTTTTTTGAACGTTTGACAGTAGACAACGAAACCATAAAACTTTTCGATCCAGGGTGTATGATAAACCCACTACTCATGTTGAAGAGGGTACAAAATAATGGCCAAAATATTAAACGTTTCTTGTCTTACCATCCACAGTGATTGTAAAGGTACACTCTGCTGTGTTAGAACTGTCATCTTGAAAAGTGTAGGTGACGTTTGTCGATCCGATGGCAAAGTTATCACCGGAAGTATGAGTTGCAGACGATGTTGGTGTCAGTCCGGAATTATCAGTTGCTATAGCAGCAGTCCAGGTGACACTGGCTGTAGGTAGTCCTGCATCGGTGTTTTGTGTGACGTCACTCGGACATGTCGGTACTGGAGGTTCCACGTCTAAAATACAGTGAAATGAACACTTTCTACTTATCATATCCAGAGTTGAAATACTTTCAGTCAATTggtaacaaattacaaaaagCTTTTTCTCTATTTCGTACTTTTAAACGAACAGGTCCATCACAGATACATGATTATC
This DNA window, taken from Ptychodera flava strain L36383 chromosome 4, AS_Pfla_20210202, whole genome shotgun sequence, encodes the following:
- the LOC139132100 gene encoding hyalin-like → MNIVDIEPPVPTCPSDVTQNTDAGLPTASVTWTAAIATDNSGLTPTSSATHTSGDNFAIGSTNVTYTFQDDSSNTAECTFIITVDDVEPPVPTCPSDVTQNTDAGLPTASVTWTAAIATDNSGLTPTSSATHTSGDNFAIGSTNVTYTFQDDSSNTAECTFTITVDDVEPPVPICPSHVIQNTDAGLPTASVMWTAAIATDNSGLTPTSSATHTSGDNFAIGSTNVTYTFQDNSSNSAECTFIITVNDVEPPVPTCPSDVTQNTDAGLPTASVTWTAAIATDNSGLTPTSSATHTSGDNFVIGSTNVTYTFQDDSSNTAECTFIITVDDVEPPVPTCPSDVTQNTDAGLPTASVTWTAAIATDNSGLTPTSSATHTSGDNFVIGSTNVTYTFQDDSSNTAECTFTITVDDVEPPVPICPSHVIQNTDAGLPTASVTWTAAIATDNSGLTPTSSATHTSGDNFAIGSTNVTYTFQDDSSNSAECTFIITVDDVEPPVPTCPNDVTQNTDAGLPTASVTWTAAIATDNSGLTPTSSATHTSGDNFAIGITIVTYTFEDGSSNAEDCTFSVTVNDIEPPVPTCPSDVTQNTDAGLPTASVTWTAATATDNSGLTPTSSATHTSGDNFAIGVTTITYTFQDGSLNAADCAFTVTVNDVEPPIPICPSDVIQNTDAGLPTASVTWTAAIATDNSGLTPTSSATHTSGDNFPIGVTAVTYTFEDGSSNTADCTFTITVNDDESPVPSCPGDITQTTDAGQPTATVTWSVSVTDNSGIPPVSMSSDSPGDNFAIGSTVVNYIFRDGSWNTAACSFTVTVIDVEPPVPTCPSDVTQNTDAGLPTASVMWTAATATDNSGVAPTWTASHTPGDVFPIGSTPVTYIFQDFSFNPEGCSFIVTVVDAEPPAVDCPDDIVVGSDANNVTWATPTATDNTGVDPSLVSSSHSPGSIFDIGTTTVTYAFQDGNDNIGDCVFTVTVVGKLMSVTTVA